One window of the Rhipicephalus sanguineus isolate Rsan-2018 chromosome 2, BIME_Rsan_1.4, whole genome shotgun sequence genome contains the following:
- the LOC125757348 gene encoding mucin-2-like, producing the protein MQRLAETSVPPTTNDAPPVSPASCCATAAAVPTLSLSVNVSRPTPTTVDQPAAFPNSVHAPATCNAGSILETPSSTTLPPDPKSVNTESASQSAAHDAVPTGSSPGILKENSLCADKSVLKSGVPLVPTVLPSTIAADDSSTEMDFAASQGNEDNTSYPEGSWNTVRANRKPASTARPRTELITVGIQLPPGTLTPKLPLYDLLASIIAAANLSPKTSAEVTLQAKPAQSLVFLKTHSPLTAHLLLSLTNMELNGKPITIKPYAPNPPISCLGVIHNGTVLTNALSTALRPSAAAVQRFCPQILLLTFVPNPGVSIAKSILIHLSTPPALSSLLSSGSVPKPLFSVAQPCAEPPSHARPPLRRMNSVHSPQHPPRDPTPLK; encoded by the exons ATGCAGCGTCTCGCCGAGACCTCGGTACCACCGACAACAAATGATGCCCCACCGGTAAGCCCAGCCTCCTGTTGTGCCACTGCCGCTGCCGTACCTACGCTGTCATTGTCTGTCAACGTCAGCAGGCCCACGCCGACAACCGTCGATCAACCGGCAGCGTTCCCCAACAGCGTGCACGCTCCAGCAACGTGCAACGCTGGAAGCATCCTTGAGACTCCCAGCTCAACCACGCTACCTCCGGATCCCAAGAGCGTCAATACTGAGTCGGCGTCGCAGTCGGCCGCGCATGATGCTGTTCCCACCGGATCTTCGCCTGGAATACTCAAGGAAAATTCTCTGTGTGCCGACAAGTCCGTTTTGAAGAGCGGCGTTCCTCTCGTCCCCACAGTTTTGCCCTCCACTATTGCGGCCGACGACTCTTCGACAGAAATGGACTTCGCGGCATCCCAAGGAAACGAAGATAATACCTCATACCCTGAAGGCAGCTGGAACACCGTGAGGGCCAACCGGAAACCTGCTTCGACCGCCCGACCTCGCACCGAGCTCATCACCGTCGGTATCCAACTTCCACCCGGGACACTCACGCCCAAACTACCTCTATACGACTTGCTTGCTTCCATCATCGCCGCCGCAAACCTCTCGCCCAAGACCAGCGCGGAAGTCACCCTTCAGGCCAAACCAGCTCAGAGCCTTGTGTTCCTGAAAACACACTCCCCTCTCACTGCCCacctcctcctctctcttacGAATATGGAACTTAACGGTAAGCCGATCACCATCAAGCCATATGCACCCAATCCTCCCATCTCATGCCTCGGCGTCATACACAAC GGCACCGTGCTCACCAATGCCCTCAGCACAGCGTTGCGGCCAAGTGCCGCCGCTGTGCAGCGCTTCTGCCCGCAGATCCTGCTGCTCACGTTTGTGCCCAACCCTGGTGTATCCATTGCCAAGTCAATACTCATTCATCTCTCGACTCCACCTGCCCTTTCCTCCTTGCTAAGCAGCGGGAGTGTGCCAAAGCCGCTTTTCTCCGTCGCACAGCCTTGCGCCGAACCACCCAGCCATGCCCGCCCTCCTCTTCGACGCATGAATTCCGTTCACTCCCCGCAACATCCACCCCGGGATCCTACGCCGCTAAAGTGA
- the LOC125757162 gene encoding uncharacterized protein LOC125757162, whose translation MIPKPGKPPSLSNLRPISLTSCVGKTFERMALTRLSDFIEAREFFPHSLIGFRRRVCAQDMFLVLQHTFLSPSRNQIHALVTVDVRKAFDGVCHDHILAQLSSLSCGSRMYSYIRSFLSNRVARFRVDTHLSNPHSLTRGTPQGAVLSPTLFNMAMAPLASQLSEIPDLHHIFYADDITLWCTSGSPGQVQDTLQRGLDLIASFLSTAGLSPAPEKSELLLLNRSAYQRSHNDLISLHLSGSPIPTVQQCKVLGFPLHAAKNAQALHHAVRTCHSVTHLLRRVVTRQSGLHEAHACRVAHALALNKFLYFIPYVQFTQTQLNTLERALLGLYKAALNLPITTSTTKLFATGLFHPLRSLLSLHHDSQIARLSLTRQGQWLLAQAGIPHIPVPVATLPSPACTPAPNLRILPLPSNMSPVLHAGRRHAAAQQHSPPFSTQGIAYTDASFVAPRGSCGYAIYHPHLSTPETHTSGPYLHPPDVLSLEVLSIVHALQSFSSLPSLPEYTIYSDSYAAIRNIQNRTLPPYLQQEVEQAVYALQPSPVFLRWVPGHSGIDGNELAHRLARDILHRAPFIPWPTPSGDSGSSVKNDGKISLRHTIKEVYLQLRLDKRLYPPPHPSLTLLEARILRHIQMNCLITPSRLFLYKYRSDPCCPNCPSTYADLPHCLFYCPTAQQSSSYPPPFLSITTWLDWIGAEGEEEQRRLIAQAVEMLGL comes from the coding sequence ATGATTCCGAAGCCGGGCAAGCCTCCATCCCTCTCTAACCTTCGCCCTATCTCTTTGACGTCGTGCGTAGGCAAGACCTTTGAGCGAATGGCCCTGACTCGCCTGTCTGATTTTATTGAGGCGCGAGAGTTCTTCCCCCATTCTCTTATCGGCTTCCGACGTCGCGTCTGTGCGCAGGACATGTTCCTCGTCCTCCAGCACACATTTCTCTCACCTTCTCGCAATCAGATTCATGCTCTTGTAACCGTTGATGTCCGTAAGGCATTCGATGGTGTTTGCCACGACCACATATTGGCTCAGCTCTCCTCCCTTTCATGTGGTTCCCGCATGTATTCTTACATTCGGTCCTTCCTTTCTAATCGAGTAGCTCGCTTTAGAGTCGATACTCATCTGTCCAACCCGCACTCCCTCACTCGCGGCACTCCTCAAGGTGCCGTACTATCTCCTACCCTATTCAATATGGCTATGGCCCCTCTTGCCTCCCAACTATCCGAAATTCCTGACCTCCATCATATtttttatgccgacgacatcactCTCTGGTGTACGTCTGGATCTCCCGGACAAGTGCAGGATACTTTACAGCGTGGCCTAGATCTTATCGCTTCCTTTCTATCCACTGCTGGCCTGTCTCCTGCTCCAGAGAAATCTGAGCTGCTTTTACTCAATCGCTCCGCTTACCAGCGCTCCCACAATGATCTCATCTCCCTGCATCTTTCTGGCTCTCCCATTCCTACCGTTCAACAGTGCAAAGTTCTTGGCTTCCCTTTGCATGCGGCCAAGAACGCGCAGGCCCTCCATCACGCTGTCAGGACCTGCCACTCGGTAACTCACCTCCTGCGACGCGTTGTCACTCGGCAGTCGGGTCTCCACGAGGCTCATGCGTGCCGTGTTGCCCATGCGCTCGCCCTCAACAAGTTCCTGTACTTTATACCTTACGTTCAATTTACCCAAACCCAacttaacaccctcgaaagagctCTGTTAGGCCTCTACAAGGCAGCTCTCAATCTCCCTATCACTACCTCTACCACTAAGCTCTTTGCCACTGGCCTCTTCCATCCACTACGTTCTCTTCTTTCGCTCCACCACGACTCTCAGATTGCGCGTCTTTCTCTTACCCGTCAGGGCCAATGGCTATTGGCCCAAGCGGGTATCCCTCACATTCCAGTTCCCGTTGCCACTTTGCCTTCTCCCGCGTGCACCCCTGCTCCCAACCTTCGTATCCTTCCTCTCCCGTCCAACATGTCCCCCGTTCTTCACGCCGGCCGTCGTCACGCGGCAGCGCAGCAACATTCCCCTCCTTTTTCTACACAGGGAATCGCCTATACGGATGCCTCGTTCGTGGCTCCTCGGGGTTCATGCGGCTACGCTATCTACCATCCACACCTTTCGACACCTGAAACCCACACCAGCGGGCCATACCTGCACCCACCCGATGTACTTTCGCTCGAGGTCCTTTCCATTGTCCATGCCTTACAATCATTTTCTTCCCTCCCTTCACTTCCCGAGTACACGATATACTCTGACTCTTACGCCGCCATCCGTAACATACAGAACCGCACATTACCCCCATACCTCCAACAGGAGGTTGAGCAAGCTGTCTATGCACTGCAACCTTCCCCTGTTTTCCTACGCTGGGTTCCTGGGCACTCGGGGATTGACGGCAATGAGCTGGCTCACCGGCTCGCCCGTGATATATTGCACCGGGCACCGTTCATCCCCTGGCCCACACCTTCGGGAGACAGTGGGAGCTCCGTCAAGAACGATGGGAAGATCTCGCTGCgccatactatcaaggaggtatacctacagctccgactcgacaagcgtctttaccctcctcctcatccatcgctcactctactagaggctcgaattctacggcacatccaaatgaactgcctgatcaccccctctcgcctttttctttataaatatagatcggacccctgctgtcccaattgcccatctacatatgcagacctgccacactgccttttctactgtccaactgctcagcaatccagctcttatcctccccctttcctttccatcaccacctggctcgactggatcggcgccgaaggggaagaagaacagcgtcgactgatcgcgcaggcggtcgaaatgctcggcctatga